Proteins from one Telopea speciosissima isolate NSW1024214 ecotype Mountain lineage chromosome 1, Tspe_v1, whole genome shotgun sequence genomic window:
- the LOC122671746 gene encoding ACT domain-containing protein ACR3 isoform X2: MDRVCWPYFDPEYENLSLRLNPPRVSIDNATCRDCTLVKVDSVNKTGILLEVVQVLTDLDLIISKAYISSDGGWFMDVFHVTDQQGNKVTDPRTIEHIEKALGPKGHIVAPDGVKAWSGKRVGVHSIGDHTAIELIGRDRPGLLSEISAVLTNLHCNVVAAEVWTHNMRVASVLYVNDVTTGHAVEDPIRLSAMEEHLKNILRGCDDDGKAARTSFSMGFTHVDRRLHQMMFAARDYEDTGVTEDKSYAPAFRPSITVERCEDKGYSVVNVRCKDRPKLLFDIVCTLTDMQYVVFHASISSSGPYALQEYYIRHMDGCTLDTEGEKQRVIKCLEAAIRRRVCEVRDNSKLNSKPLFYFFIVCYCPAVHVLFIGCLM; the protein is encoded by the exons ATGGATAGAGTTTGTTGGCCGTACTTCGATCCCGAGTACGAAAACTTGAGCCTCCGCCTTAATCCTCCAAG AGTATCTATAGACAATGCGACTTGCAGGGATTGCACACTAGTCAAG GTGGACAGTGTGAATAAGACAGGAATACTGCTTGAAGTGGTCCAAGTTCTAACAGATCTTGATCTCATCATCTCCAAAGCTTACATCTCTTCTGATGGCGGATGGTTTATGGACG TGTTTCACGTTACTGACCAGCAAGGGAACAAGGTTACAGACCCTAGAACCATTGAACACATAGAGAAG GCTTTAGGACCAAAGGGTCACATTGTGGCACCAGATGGGGTGAAGGCTTGGTCAGGGAAGAGAGTGGGTGTACATTCCATTGGTGATCATACAGCCATTGAGCTCATTGGCAGGGATCGCCCAGGTCTCCTATCAGAGATCTCTGCTGTACTCACCAACCTTCATTGTAATGTGGTTGCTGCTGAAGTATGGACCCATAACATGCGTGTAGCATCTGTTCTTTATGTCAATGACGTCACCACAGGTCATGCCGTCGAGGACCCAATCCGATTATCAGCAATGGAGGAGCACCTCAAGAACATCCTACGAGGGTGTGATGATGATGGGAAAGCAGCTCGCACCAGTTTTTCCATGGGCTTCACCCATGTGGACCGCCGTCTCCACCAGATGATGTTCGCCGCAAGGGACTACGAAGATACTGGGGTGACAGAAGATAAGTCTTATGCTCCTGCATTCCGGCCAAGTATCACAGTTGAACGGTGCGAGGACAAGGGATATTCGGTGGTCAATGTTCGATGCAAAGATCGGCCAAAATTGTTGTTTGACATAGTTTGTACACTAACGGACATGCAATATGTTGTCTTTCATGCTTCCATCTCATCCAGTGGCCCCTATGCACTACAG GAGTATTATATACGTCATATGGATGGTTGCACACTTGATACTGAAGGAGAGAAGCAAAGGGTTATCAAGTGTCTTGAAGCTGCAATTCGAAGGAGAGTATGTGAGGTAAGGGACAATTCCAAACTGAACTCAAAACctttattctatttt TTCATTGTCTGTTACTGTCCTGCAGTACATGTTCTGTTCATAGGTTGTCTAATGTAA
- the LOC122671746 gene encoding ACT domain-containing protein ACR3 isoform X1, with translation MDRVCWPYFDPEYENLSLRLNPPRVSIDNATCRDCTLVKVDSVNKTGILLEVVQVLTDLDLIISKAYISSDGGWFMDVFHVTDQQGNKVTDPRTIEHIEKALGPKGHIVAPDGVKAWSGKRVGVHSIGDHTAIELIGRDRPGLLSEISAVLTNLHCNVVAAEVWTHNMRVASVLYVNDVTTGHAVEDPIRLSAMEEHLKNILRGCDDDGKAARTSFSMGFTHVDRRLHQMMFAARDYEDTGVTEDKSYAPAFRPSITVERCEDKGYSVVNVRCKDRPKLLFDIVCTLTDMQYVVFHASISSSGPYALQEYYIRHMDGCTLDTEGEKQRVIKCLEAAIRRRVCEGLSFEICARDRVGLLSEVTRIFRENGLTVTRAGVTTVGEKAMDVFYVRDASGNPVEMKTIEALRKQIGHTMMLSVKKVPGSVEAPDQSSGWGKTGFFFGNLFERFLA, from the exons ATGGATAGAGTTTGTTGGCCGTACTTCGATCCCGAGTACGAAAACTTGAGCCTCCGCCTTAATCCTCCAAG AGTATCTATAGACAATGCGACTTGCAGGGATTGCACACTAGTCAAG GTGGACAGTGTGAATAAGACAGGAATACTGCTTGAAGTGGTCCAAGTTCTAACAGATCTTGATCTCATCATCTCCAAAGCTTACATCTCTTCTGATGGCGGATGGTTTATGGACG TGTTTCACGTTACTGACCAGCAAGGGAACAAGGTTACAGACCCTAGAACCATTGAACACATAGAGAAG GCTTTAGGACCAAAGGGTCACATTGTGGCACCAGATGGGGTGAAGGCTTGGTCAGGGAAGAGAGTGGGTGTACATTCCATTGGTGATCATACAGCCATTGAGCTCATTGGCAGGGATCGCCCAGGTCTCCTATCAGAGATCTCTGCTGTACTCACCAACCTTCATTGTAATGTGGTTGCTGCTGAAGTATGGACCCATAACATGCGTGTAGCATCTGTTCTTTATGTCAATGACGTCACCACAGGTCATGCCGTCGAGGACCCAATCCGATTATCAGCAATGGAGGAGCACCTCAAGAACATCCTACGAGGGTGTGATGATGATGGGAAAGCAGCTCGCACCAGTTTTTCCATGGGCTTCACCCATGTGGACCGCCGTCTCCACCAGATGATGTTCGCCGCAAGGGACTACGAAGATACTGGGGTGACAGAAGATAAGTCTTATGCTCCTGCATTCCGGCCAAGTATCACAGTTGAACGGTGCGAGGACAAGGGATATTCGGTGGTCAATGTTCGATGCAAAGATCGGCCAAAATTGTTGTTTGACATAGTTTGTACACTAACGGACATGCAATATGTTGTCTTTCATGCTTCCATCTCATCCAGTGGCCCCTATGCACTACAG GAGTATTATATACGTCATATGGATGGTTGCACACTTGATACTGAAGGAGAGAAGCAAAGGGTTATCAAGTGTCTTGAAGCTGCAATTCGAAGGAGAGTATGTGAG GGTCTGAGCTTTGAGATTTGTGCAAGGGATAGAGTAGGGTTGCTATCTGAAGTAACTAGGATTTTTCGTGAGAATGGGTTGACTGTTACAAGAGCAGGTGTTACAACAGTTGGTGAGAAAGCCATGGATGTCTTCTATGTAAGGGATGCTTCTGGGAATCCCGTAGAAATGAAAACTATTGAGGCACTCCGTAAACAAATTGGACACACTATGATGCTCAGTGTGAAGAAAGTTCCAGGCAGTGTTGAGGCACCTGATCAGTCCAGTGGATGGGGCAAGACAGGCTTCTTCTTTGGGAATTTGTTTGAGAGATTCTTGGCTTGA